A DNA window from Brassica napus cultivar Da-Ae chromosome C1, Da-Ae, whole genome shotgun sequence contains the following coding sequences:
- the LOC106376766 gene encoding G-type lectin S-receptor-like serine/threonine-protein kinase At1g61490 isoform X1 — MRGSTPYYRTGPWAKTRFSGIPLMDETLASPFSFQQDANRSGSFSYVDRSSKLSRLLITSEGTLMRFRHIGTEWEVSYQAPANPCDVYGVCGPFGLCIMSDSPKCKCFKGFVPKFPEEWNRGNWTGGCIRRTELDCQGNSTGKLANVFHPVANIKPPDFYTFVSSVDAEDCYQSCLHNCSCLAFAYIRGIGCLIWNQELIDVMQFSAGGEILSIRLARSELGRNKHKKTILAFAVSISLFVILGSAAYGFYRYKVKHNAIITTDASEDSWRRKGLKPQDVPGLNFFEMNTIETATNNFSLSNKLGQGGFGSVYKGKLQDRKEIAVKRLSSSSGQGKEEFMNEIVLISKLQHKNLVRILGCCIEGEERLLIYEFMLNKSLDTFLFDSKKRLEIDWPKRFSIIQGIARGLLYLHRDSRLKVIHRDLKVSNILLDEKMTPKISDFGLARMYQGTEYQDNTRRVVGTLGYMAPEYAWTGTFSEKSDIYSFGVLLLEIISGEKISRFSYGEEGKTLLAYAWESWYENGGIDLLDKDVANSCQPLEVKRCVQIGLLCVQHQPADRPNTLELMSLLTTTSDLQSPEQPTFSVHKRDDRYLCKGLSTVNEITQSAILGR, encoded by the exons ATGAGAGGCTCGACGCCTTACTATAGAACAGGTCCATGGGCTAAAACAAGGTTCTCCGGGATACCACTAATGGATGAAACATTAGCAAGTCCATTTAGCTTTCAGCAGGATGCAAATAGGTCAGGGTCTTTCTCTTATGTAGACAGAAGCTCAAAGCTTTCACGTCTACTTATAACATCCGAGGGCACTCTGATGAGGTTCCGGCATATTGGGACAGAATGGGAAGTAAGCTATCAGGCTCCAGCCAATCCGTGCGATGTTTACGGTGTATGTGGACCTTTTGGACTGTGCATAATGTCAGATTCTCCAAAGTGTAAATGCTTCAAAGGGTTTGTACCAAAATTCCCTGAGGAATGGAATAGAGGAAACTGGACTGGTGGTTGCATAAGGCGTACTGAACTAGATTGCCAAGGGAACTCTACTGGCAAACTTGCAAACGTCTTCCATCCTGTTGCTAACATAAAGCCTCCAGACTTTTACACGTTTGTAAGTTCTGTGGATGCTGAAGACTGCTACCAAAGTTGCCTCCACAACTGTTCTTGCTTAGCCTTTGCTTATATTCGTGGAATTGGGTGTTTGATATGGAATCAAGAGCTAATAGACGTAATGCAGTTTTCTGCGGGAGGGGAGATTCTTTCCATTCGTCTTGCACGCTCTGAACTAG GTAGAAATAAGCACAAGAAAACTATTTTGGCCTTTGCTGTTAGCATTTCTCTCTTTGTGATATTGGGTTCTGCTGCGTATGGTTTCTATAGATACAAAGTGAAACATAATG CTATTATAACAACGGATGCCTCAGAAGATTCATGGAGGAGGAAAGGTCTGAAACCACAAGATGTCCCGGGTTTAAATTTCTTTGAGATGAATACCATTGAAACTGCTACCAATAATTTCAGCCTGTCAAATAAACTCGGACAAGGTGGTTTCGGTTCAGTTTACAAG GGAAAGCTGCAGGATAGGAAAGAAATTGCTGTCAAACGGCTTTCTAGCAGCTCGGGGCAGGGAAAAGAGGAGTTTATGAATGAAATAGTACTCATCTCAAAGCTACAACACAAAAACTTAGTTCGGATTTTGGGATGTTGcattgaaggagaagagaggcTATTGATTTATGAGTTCATGTTGAACAAAAGCCTTGACACTTTTCTCTTTG ATTCAAAAAAAAGGCTTGAGATTGACTGGCCTAAGAGATTCAGTATCATCCAAGGTATTGCGCGTGGACTTCTCTATCTCCACCGTGACTCACGCCTCAAGGTCATTCACCGAGATTTAAAGGTGAGCAATATTCTTTTGGATGAGAAGATGACCCCAAAAATATCAGATTTTGGATTGGCTCGGATGTATCAAGGAACCGAATATCAAGACAACACTCGCAGGGTTGTAGGAACTTT AGGATATATGGCTCCTGAGTATGCGTGGACTGGTACGTTCTCAGAGAAGTCAGACATTTACAGCTTCGGAGTTCTATTGTTAGAAATCATCAGCGGAGAGAAAATCTCAAGATTTAGCTATGGCGAAGAAGGAAAAACCCTTCTTGCATAT GCATGGGAATCTTGGTATGAAAATGGAGGAATCGATCTTTTGGATAAAGATGTTGCTAACTCATGTCAGCCATTAGAAGTTAAGAGATGTGTTCAGATTGGTCTGCTCTGTGTTCAACATCAACCTGCAGACAGACCCAATACACTTGAGTTGATGTCTCTGCTCACCACTACATCAGACCTTCAATCACCAGAACAACCCACATTTTCAGTGCACAAGAGAGATGACAGATACTTGTGTAAGGGTTTGAGCACTGTCAATGAGATAACACAATCTGCTATCCTTGGGCGTTAA
- the LOC106376766 gene encoding G-type lectin S-receptor-like serine/threonine-protein kinase At1g61490 isoform X2 has translation MRGSTPYYRTGPWAKTRFSGIPLMDETLASPFSFQQDANRSGSFSYVDRSSKLSRLLITSEGTLMRFRHIGTEWEVSYQAPANPCDVYGVCGPFGLCIMSDSPKCKCFKGFVPKFPEEWNRGNWTGGCIRRTELDCQGNSTGKLANVFHPVANIKPPDFYTFVSSVDAEDCYQSCLHNCSCLAFAYIRGIGCLIWNQELIDVMQFSAGGEILSIRLARSELGRNKHKKTILAFAVSISLFVILGSAAYGFYRYKVKHNAIITTDASEDSWRRKGLKPQDVPGLNFFEMNTIETATNNFSLSNKLGQGGFGSVYKGKLQDRKEIAVKRLSSSSGQGKEEFMNEIVLISKLQHKNLVRILGCCIEGEERLLIYEFMLNKSLDTFLFDSKKRLEIDWPKRFSIIQGIARGLLYLHRDSRLKVIHRDLKVSNILLDEKMTPKISDFGLARMYQGTEYQDNTRRVVGTLGYMAPEYAWTGTFSEKSDIYSFGVLLLEIISGEKISRFSYGEEGKTLLAYVSMGILV, from the exons ATGAGAGGCTCGACGCCTTACTATAGAACAGGTCCATGGGCTAAAACAAGGTTCTCCGGGATACCACTAATGGATGAAACATTAGCAAGTCCATTTAGCTTTCAGCAGGATGCAAATAGGTCAGGGTCTTTCTCTTATGTAGACAGAAGCTCAAAGCTTTCACGTCTACTTATAACATCCGAGGGCACTCTGATGAGGTTCCGGCATATTGGGACAGAATGGGAAGTAAGCTATCAGGCTCCAGCCAATCCGTGCGATGTTTACGGTGTATGTGGACCTTTTGGACTGTGCATAATGTCAGATTCTCCAAAGTGTAAATGCTTCAAAGGGTTTGTACCAAAATTCCCTGAGGAATGGAATAGAGGAAACTGGACTGGTGGTTGCATAAGGCGTACTGAACTAGATTGCCAAGGGAACTCTACTGGCAAACTTGCAAACGTCTTCCATCCTGTTGCTAACATAAAGCCTCCAGACTTTTACACGTTTGTAAGTTCTGTGGATGCTGAAGACTGCTACCAAAGTTGCCTCCACAACTGTTCTTGCTTAGCCTTTGCTTATATTCGTGGAATTGGGTGTTTGATATGGAATCAAGAGCTAATAGACGTAATGCAGTTTTCTGCGGGAGGGGAGATTCTTTCCATTCGTCTTGCACGCTCTGAACTAG GTAGAAATAAGCACAAGAAAACTATTTTGGCCTTTGCTGTTAGCATTTCTCTCTTTGTGATATTGGGTTCTGCTGCGTATGGTTTCTATAGATACAAAGTGAAACATAATG CTATTATAACAACGGATGCCTCAGAAGATTCATGGAGGAGGAAAGGTCTGAAACCACAAGATGTCCCGGGTTTAAATTTCTTTGAGATGAATACCATTGAAACTGCTACCAATAATTTCAGCCTGTCAAATAAACTCGGACAAGGTGGTTTCGGTTCAGTTTACAAG GGAAAGCTGCAGGATAGGAAAGAAATTGCTGTCAAACGGCTTTCTAGCAGCTCGGGGCAGGGAAAAGAGGAGTTTATGAATGAAATAGTACTCATCTCAAAGCTACAACACAAAAACTTAGTTCGGATTTTGGGATGTTGcattgaaggagaagagaggcTATTGATTTATGAGTTCATGTTGAACAAAAGCCTTGACACTTTTCTCTTTG ATTCAAAAAAAAGGCTTGAGATTGACTGGCCTAAGAGATTCAGTATCATCCAAGGTATTGCGCGTGGACTTCTCTATCTCCACCGTGACTCACGCCTCAAGGTCATTCACCGAGATTTAAAGGTGAGCAATATTCTTTTGGATGAGAAGATGACCCCAAAAATATCAGATTTTGGATTGGCTCGGATGTATCAAGGAACCGAATATCAAGACAACACTCGCAGGGTTGTAGGAACTTT AGGATATATGGCTCCTGAGTATGCGTGGACTGGTACGTTCTCAGAGAAGTCAGACATTTACAGCTTCGGAGTTCTATTGTTAGAAATCATCAGCGGAGAGAAAATCTCAAGATTTAGCTATGGCGAAGAAGGAAAAACCCTTCTTGCATATGTAA GCATGGGAATCTTGGTATGA